caTGGTTGTTTAAACCTTGGTCTTTTCCTCCTAGGTAAGTTCTAGTTCTAGTTCTAACTCAGTTGGAACCATGTACTACTCCAGGAATATACTCAAGAAAAATGAGCCCTCGTACTTGGTGATACTTTAAGTACATAATGTTTgcaatttcaacccaaacgcaaGGTCTCAAACCGATGGTGTCATCATCAGAACGATTCTCTCCTGCCTCGACTTCCTTTCCAAAGGTATTACCACTGTTCTGTTTGTTAAGAGTAATATCAAACATATCTTGTTAACTCGTGTTATAGGATGAATGTCGTATTCAGCATATCTTAGAATACTGTTAGCTTAATTTAGTTTCAGACACAATTTTGTACTTGTACACTTATGTATGTAAATTCTTCTCTACATAATGAGATTCTTCTGTGGTTACATTAATCAAGGAAGCTAGAATTCTGAACTCTAACTTACAAAACATATTTATCCAATGGACGTGTGTTTTGATATAAAATTGTTCTCCTCGTTTCCACAATTTTGTGTTTCTgattacattgttaaattgtgTGTGTGTCTGGAGAAATTTTCTGTATTTCCCTTGACGTAATGTTGATGTCAATATCTCTTCATAGAGTTACTGTGTTTCACAGGGCCGTCCATTCTCGTCAAAGCAAAGTTCTTTTCAAAGAGGTCAATTTCATGTTAGACGATTCCTTGGGCTTAATCAAACTGGTAAAAGAAGAAATAATGCAGGTAAATGATGCTGATTCATCTCATTTGGTTTTTATTGCTTGTTTAAATTTAGAGGCAGCTGACTGTCTTGTTTCTTTTTCGGCTGAAGTTACTACCACTACTGAAACACTTCCACACTTTAAACAGGAAATACATGCCTTCAATTTTTGCCTTTTATTTGATTCAGAGTTATCAACTCAGTAATGTTCTGTGAATTCCTTGTATCATCTTTGTAATTTTTGCCTTCAGAATCCAATGAAATTATTGAACTAACTTACATCAATTCTTGTCTTGATCTATCTTACTAAGGTCTTATTTTTCGCGATGCATCTTCTGAAATTGTTGTGTGTTAGTAATTACTCTGTTCCATGGAGTTGTAGTATTGTCGTATAATCCTGTTCGATTTACTAATGTACCTAAACTAGTCGTCATATTTTATCCATTTTGTTTGTTGATACTGTAGGTATTGTAGTGTCACCAAGTTGTGTCCTTCCACTAACCGAAGAAAATGTTGAGAAGGTTCTAGATGAAGTCAGGCCAGGCCTAATGGCAGATGGAGGGAATGTTGTACTACATGAGATCGATGGCCTAGTTGTAATTCTTAAGCTTCAGGGAGCATGTGGATCTTGTCCAAGTTCAACAATGACACTTAAAATGGGAATTGAAACTCGCCTTCGGGATAAAATCCCTGAAATAATGGAAGTAGAGCAGATTCAGGACTCCGAGACTGGCCTTGAGTTAAATGAGGAAAATATTGAGAAGGTACAAGACACATGACCTTTGAGATTTATTTCCAATAATCTATTAACATTTGTAATTACTCTTAGCTTGTTCTGAGTAGTATTTAGACACTAAACTAATGCAATATTTCCAATAATATCAGCTTCTTGGAGAGATTAGACCATATCTGGTAGGAGCAGGAGGTGGAGAACTTGAGCTTGTTCAGATTAATGACTACATTGTTAAGGTTCGACTGAGTGGACCGGCAGCTTCCGTGATGACAGTTCGTGTAGCTCTTACTCAAAAATTAAGAGATGCAATACCAGCTATTGCTGCAGTTCAATTGATAGAATGAAGGAAATGCTCAGCCATATGACGACGTTCTGCAAGAATTTCAGCAGTGACTAAAGATTTCTAGACAGTAAGTATGGCTACATGTTCTCTCTTTACAGTAACATCATTTTTGGTATAAATGTAGTATTCTTTATCCGCGACTGCATGTTAGCATATTGCATGTAACACAGAAGCTTCTATAAGTTTTCTTGAACTTATAATGTGCCAAGTAATGGGAGACTTCTCACCTGAACATTCTTCCAAATTGTAAGTAAAAGGAACTTAAAAGATACATGATGGAACTATATGGTGGTCTAGTTCATTTTACTGACTCCTTTTGCATCTGAAGAAGCAAGATCAGTACTTAATACTCTGCAGCAGATGCGAAACTACCTATTGTTTCTGCACAACCTGAAGCAGTAAATAGTTAAACTGTCGACAAGACTAACCTACATCATGATCAATAAGGATCATAGATGTGAAACTGCCATATCAAAACAAACTCAGAAGTTCATATCTACTGTGTTCATACTGAAAGCACTTCACACCAGTAAAGCAGTACTGCAGATTACAGACAGATGTCAGTTTCTTAGTAACTCGATGGACAAACTCTATTAACTATCTCCAATACTCTTAGCTGAAGAAAAGGGCAGAAACTAAACCCCATTATATATAAGCTATACCCTCTATTTACTATCTCCTACAGTAGTATAGCTAGAAATGCACAATGCTTTGATTAAGATAGGGAAACATTCCAGACAAAAGCACCAGACCTTAATTAAGAGGATAAATAGCACATTCCAACTGAATAAGTACCAGATCAGCGACATAAGTGGCACACTCCAACTGAATAagtacaaataattaattttgaaCTGTGCAAATCAAATGAGTTGTGGTAGACTTTCGATCTCAGTCCATAAAATTCAAATTCTGGATGGCAAGTTTAACTGGAATTTCCTCAACATATACTGTGGAAGTGGAAGTGGATATAGTAGTATAGGTTTAGCATATTTCATATTGATGGGAACATTGATGTCTTCTATGGTCATGTCAGTCATATCACATATGAATATCCTCAGCACCAATAGCAGCAGCAAATGGAAGGTTAGCTACGTACAGATGCTTTGTATAATATACGCATTTTACTTGGATTCTCATTCAATAATGTAATTCTGCAAATTTGactttccattttccttttctAGTCCATTGAAAATGTTTACTTCAGTGATTATAATAATATCATGTAGGAGTATTATATTATATAGCTCTAAATTTACACAGCTGCACTTTACTTTTTTGCCAATGTGAAATATTATCCATCATAtcatttaaaattaaaataagtcAACCTTCTCACCTAAGAAAGTTAAATAAAAAGTTCACCCTTTTATTTCTACTCTTAATGATAAAGTCATACTAAGTCATTTAATTTGGACTAGAACCAGAAACTTAAATTTCGAAAATGGTATTGCATAGTTCCAACAGTCACTTAAAAGATAGCGTTCcacattttcttcttttcttttgttttctacGTATGTTTTTCCGAAAGCAAAAAACAAAAATAGACCTGAGTTGACCATGAACATTGTGATGCACAGTGGCACAGGGTCAGGCAAACAACTCTTCCTCAACTAATTATATGATATGTGAAGAGTATATTATATCACTTAACCtcaggaaaaaaattaaaaagaaggaAGCAATGTTAATTTATCATTGTGTAATATGAGTTTGAGGTAGGTttctctgatggtaagcaccctccgttt
This sequence is a window from Nicotiana tomentosiformis chromosome 5, ASM39032v3, whole genome shotgun sequence. Protein-coding genes within it:
- the LOC104090831 gene encoding nifU-like protein 3, chloroplastic, whose product is MFAISTQTQGLKPMVSSSERFSPASTSFPKGRPFSSKQSSFQRGQFHVRRFLGLNQTGKRRNNAGIVVSPSCVLPLTEENVEKVLDEVRPGLMADGGNVVLHEIDGLVVILKLQGACGSCPSSTMTLKMGIETRLRDKIPEIMEVEQIQDSETGLELNEENIEKLLGEIRPYLVGAGGGELELVQINDYIVKVRLSGPAASVMTVRVALTQKLRDAIPAIAAVQLIE